A stretch of DNA from Candidatus Latescibacter sp.:
TCCTGGAGCAGCACCGGGCGCTTACAGCAACCAATGTCTCGCGGCTGTCCGGGAAGGCGGTCAGGCTGGACAGCCTGGGCGGGGACGATGCCATCCCCTACTCCGAATCCATGCGGCGGTGGCTCATTCGCTTCCGCCTGTCCGGAAAAGAGTCGTGGACGAAATGAAATGTCTGTCTGAACCATGATTCGCTTGATTTCAGGATTAACTTGATCTTTTAGATTGATTCAATCATGATGACCCGGCAAAAAAGGAGATTTTACCTCCTACTCAGCTTTACAAACCTCACCCCCTATCCCCCTCTCCTAGTCAGGAGAGGGGGTAACTCACGGCGAGCCAAGTCTTTACCCTCTCCTGACTAGGAGAGGGTGGCCAAAGGCCGGGTGAGGTTTCTACAGAACTGAAGACTATTTAACACTTTTTGCCGCATCATCAATCATGGTAATCCTTGAATCCCATGAACCAAGGTTCAGACTTCAATCATGGTAATCCCTGAATCCTATGAATCATGGTTCAGACAATACTTACAGTAAATGAAAGGAACTCTTCCATGTCCGACATGAAGACACACCGCCGGGGCTTCCTGGGAAAGGGCGTCCTGGCCGCAGCCGGCCTTGCGGCCGTCGGGAAGACCGCCGAAGCCGCAACCTATGTTCCGGAGAATAAAACAGGCCCCAAAGCAGACCTGGTGACCATCGGAGCTTTAAGCTGCCTGGGACACTTTGGGCTTTGGGCGCCGCTCATCAATTCCAGCGGAAAAAACATCCGCCAGACCGGAATGATTATCACCCACTGCTGGGACCTGAACCCCGCGACCAGGGATGATTTCGCCAAAAAATGGGGTGCGGCGCCGGTCAAGAACCACACCGACCTCATCGGCAAAGTGGATGCGGTGATTTCCAGCGACTATTTTGCCATCGATGTGAATCACAAGATGGTCGAGCCGTTCCTGGAGGCGGGAGTACCGATCTTCATCAACCGTCCGTTCTCCACGAACCTCGCCAACGCCAGACGGATGGTCGAAACCGCCCGTAAATACAAGACACCCATCATGTGCGCCTCTTCTTTCGAATTCACCCGCGATACCGAGATCGCCCGCGAAGAGGTCCAGAAGATCGGGAAAAGTATCCAGGGTTATTCCGCCACCAACTCCATGAGCGATTACTCCACCCACGGCATCCACGGCCTCTATATGCTTCACCGGGTAGTGGGCGGACCGCTCAAGGCCATCTCCTACCGTACTCCTGACTGGAAAAAACCCAACGGGCTCATGACCTTCGAGCATCCCGACCGCGGCGGCAGCGGAACCTTCTACGGCACCCTCCAGGAGATCGGCGGCGGATTGACTAACGCTTCTTTCAAAGTATGGAAGG
This window harbors:
- a CDS encoding Gfo/Idh/MocA family oxidoreductase; this translates as MSDMKTHRRGFLGKGVLAAAGLAAVGKTAEAATYVPENKTGPKADLVTIGALSCLGHFGLWAPLINSSGKNIRQTGMIITHCWDLNPATRDDFAKKWGAAPVKNHTDLIGKVDAVISSDYFAIDVNHKMVEPFLEAGVPIFINRPFSTNLANARRMVETARKYKTPIMCASSFEFTRDTEIAREEVQKIGKSIQGYSATNSMSDYSTHGIHGLYMLHRVVGGPLKAISYRTPDWKKPNGLMTFEHPDRGGSGTFYGTLQEIGGGLTNASFKVWKGGSNYFEQWWFWERGPYDRDKFMWIPMLIEMQRMFITREMFEPYESILEKTLWYLAGFKSHLDNKGGYVELEGFDEGWKAPIYPGAGPFDYVTEYKKYFG